One Phaseolus vulgaris cultivar G19833 chromosome 4, P. vulgaris v2.0, whole genome shotgun sequence DNA window includes the following coding sequences:
- the LOC137838218 gene encoding F-box/kelch-repeat protein At3g06240-like, protein MYLWNPSSGEFKIIPPSPSEYISDSMDRFSTYVGFGYDCARDDYKVIRKIFVYPNFLSEDTHNDEEWDVDGPWEIYSLRRNSWRKPKSDIYIYPRCEKLDKFYLEGMCHWLGDWRESYDEPEKTYLVSFDLSNEEWFITPLPPFDIPLEIYDNFDIKLVESHLFLLNGSITKQLPFPYQFWLKLVRRKHGLNSSLLDPYLTFCVLLEYRI, encoded by the coding sequence ATGTATTTATGGAATCCATCTAGCGGTGAATTTAAGATCATCCCTCCCAGTCCAAGTGAGTATATATCAGATTCTATGGACCGTTTTTCTACGTATGTTGGATTTGGCTATGATTGTGCTAGAGATGACTATAAGgtaattagaaaaatatttgtttatccAAATTTTCTTTCGGAGGATACCCACAATGATGAAGAATGGGATGTGGATGGACCGTGGGAGATTTATAGCCTAAGAAGGAATTCATGGAGGAAACCTAAATCtgatatatatatttatccAAGGTGTGAAAAACTTGATAAATTCTACTTAGAGGGGATGTGTCATTGGTTGGGTGACTGGCGGGAAAGTTATGATGAACCTGAAAAAACATATTTGGTATCATTTGACTTAAGCAATGAGGAATGGTTTATAACTCCCTTACCCCCCTTCGATATACCCTTAGAAATATATgataattttgatattaaatTGGTGGAGAGTCATTTATTTCTCTTAAATGGTTCAATTACAAAACAACTACCTTTTCCATATCAATTTTGGCTGAAATTGGTAAGAAGGAAACATGGACTAAACTCATCACTCTTGGACCCTTACCTTACCTTCTGCGTCCTACTGGAATATCGAATATGA